A genomic segment from Synechococcales cyanobacterium T60_A2020_003 encodes:
- a CDS encoding acetyltransferase, with amino-acid sequence MFLEHKPSGNLVEILNLDNLADPCIDKVMGRFHAGEELQEIEPFTKSHLMFPSGEPLPQCWLDAHYREHHSTHQVQMA; translated from the coding sequence ATGTTTTTAGAGCACAAACCGTCAGGCAACTTAGTTGAAATTCTGAATCTGGATAACCTAGCGGATCCCTGCATCGATAAGGTTATGGGACGATTCCACGCCGGAGAAGAACTTCAAGAGATCGAGCCATTTACCAAATCCCACCTCATGTTCCCGTCCGGTGAACCCTTGCCGCAATGCTGGCTAGATGCCCACTATCGAGAGCATCACTCGACCCATCAAGTGCAAATGGCTTAG
- a CDS encoding DUF2811 domain-containing protein: MNVTVSILAEIPEDLHFSLQNYLDHHPQWDQDRVFSAALSLFLLQNGNSETPESSRSYRRAARVYLDTLFKNAV; this comes from the coding sequence ATGAACGTAACCGTCAGCATCCTGGCTGAAATTCCCGAAGATTTGCACTTTTCTCTCCAAAACTATTTGGATCACCATCCCCAATGGGATCAAGACCGCGTATTCAGTGCAGCGCTGTCCTTATTTCTGTTACAAAACGGCAATAGTGAAACGCCGGAGTCTTCCCGCAGCTACCGTCGTGCCGCTCGGGTGTATCTGGATACGCTATTTAAGAATGCGGTTTAG